From one Mycobacterium colombiense CECT 3035 genomic stretch:
- a CDS encoding MBL fold metallo-hydrolase has protein sequence MNVSIIETSGLGDRSYLVSDGEVAVVVDPQRDIDRVLELAGDLRITHVLETHIHNDYVTGGLALSTATCAEYIVPAGEDVEFSCRAVHGGDHIDSGGIHLEVLLTPGHTHHHISYVLRDESGDTVGVFTGGSMLFGSTGRTDLLGDEHAEELTRLQYHSVRRLADELPPSTPVYPTHGFGSFCSAAPADGDDSTIAEQRRTNPALTHDEQDYVDELLAGLAEFPAYYAHMGVINREGPAAPDLSPPSLVDPSELRARIDAGEWVVDLRNRTAFATGHLSGTYGFELSGSFVNYLGWLYEWGAPLTLIGDDAKQIGDAQRELSRIGIDRLTGSASGDIHDIAGDEELRSYRVADFGELAEVLGDDRVLVLDVRQRAEFDSGHIRGAVNVALHELPERVDDLPSDRELWIHCLSGYRASMAAALLDRRHRPVVLIDDSYDNAEKLKLTS, from the coding sequence GTGAACGTATCGATCATCGAGACGTCCGGGTTGGGCGATCGCAGCTATTTGGTGAGCGACGGCGAGGTAGCGGTTGTCGTGGACCCACAGCGTGACATCGATCGAGTACTGGAACTGGCGGGCGACCTGCGGATCACCCACGTGCTCGAGACGCACATCCACAACGACTACGTGACCGGCGGCCTGGCGCTGTCGACCGCGACGTGTGCCGAATACATTGTCCCAGCCGGAGAAGACGTCGAGTTTTCCTGCCGCGCAGTCCACGGCGGCGACCACATCGACAGCGGCGGCATCCATCTGGAAGTGTTGCTCACCCCCGGACACACGCATCATCACATCAGCTATGTGCTTCGCGACGAGTCCGGCGACACGGTCGGAGTGTTCACCGGGGGTTCGATGCTCTTTGGCAGCACCGGAAGGACGGACCTGCTCGGAGACGAGCACGCCGAGGAATTGACTCGGCTGCAATACCATTCGGTCCGCCGCCTCGCCGACGAATTGCCGCCGTCCACCCCGGTCTATCCCACCCACGGCTTCGGCAGCTTCTGCTCGGCCGCCCCCGCGGACGGCGACGATTCCACCATCGCCGAACAGCGCCGCACCAACCCCGCACTGACCCATGATGAGCAGGACTACGTCGACGAACTGCTCGCCGGCCTCGCCGAGTTCCCGGCTTATTACGCCCATATGGGCGTGATCAACAGGGAAGGGCCTGCGGCACCGGATCTCTCGCCGCCCTCGCTCGTCGACCCGTCCGAGCTTCGGGCACGGATCGACGCCGGCGAGTGGGTGGTGGACTTACGCAACCGGACCGCGTTCGCGACCGGACACCTTTCCGGCACATATGGATTCGAGCTGTCAGGCTCCTTCGTCAATTACCTAGGCTGGCTGTACGAATGGGGCGCGCCGCTGACCCTGATCGGCGATGACGCCAAGCAGATCGGCGACGCCCAGCGCGAGCTGTCCCGCATCGGCATCGACCGGCTCACCGGCAGCGCCAGCGGTGACATCCACGACATAGCAGGCGATGAAGAGCTGCGCAGCTACCGAGTTGCCGACTTCGGGGAACTCGCCGAAGTGCTCGGCGATGACCGTGTCCTGGTGCTCGATGTCCGTCAACGCGCGGAATTCGACAGCGGTCACATCCGCGGCGCGGTCAACGTCGCATTGCACGAATTGCCCGAACGCGTCGATGACCTTCCCTCCGACCGCGAGTTGTGGATCCACTGCCTGAGCGGTTATCGCGCGTCGATGGCCGCCGCCCTGCTCGACCGGCGCCATCGCCCCGTCGTGCTGATCGACGACAGCTACGACAATGCCGAAAAACTAAAACTCACAAGCTAG
- a CDS encoding rhodanese-like domain-containing protein has protein sequence MTAPSADVITSPELRALLDSTKAPRVVDVRTPAEFEAAHIAGSYNVPIDVVDQHGPEVARRLDRDHDIVLVCRSGRRSTNAQTLLRKAGLTGGRVLENGITDWEGRGFAVERGAQRWELERQVRLVAGSVVLSSVLGSVVVPRLKWLGAAIGAGLTYAAISNTCAMATALSKLPYNRDATSDTATVLSRLDGH, from the coding sequence ATGACCGCACCCAGTGCCGACGTCATCACTTCGCCAGAGCTGCGGGCGCTGCTGGACTCAACCAAAGCGCCGCGCGTCGTCGACGTGCGGACCCCCGCCGAATTCGAGGCCGCACACATCGCCGGCTCCTACAACGTCCCGATCGACGTGGTGGATCAGCACGGTCCCGAGGTCGCCCGGCGCCTCGATCGTGATCACGACATCGTGCTGGTGTGTCGTTCAGGCCGGCGTTCCACCAACGCGCAAACGCTGCTGCGAAAGGCGGGACTGACCGGCGGGCGTGTCCTCGAAAACGGGATCACCGACTGGGAGGGCCGGGGGTTCGCCGTCGAACGAGGGGCGCAGCGATGGGAACTCGAACGCCAGGTACGCCTCGTCGCGGGATCGGTCGTGCTTTCGTCGGTCCTCGGCAGCGTTGTCGTCCCGCGGCTCAAATGGCTGGGCGCCGCGATCGGAGCGGGGCTGACCTACGCCGCGATCTCCAACACCTGCGCGATGGCGACGGCGCTGTCCAAGTTGCCGTACAACCGCGATGCGACGTCGGATACCGCGACGGTCCTATCCCGACTGGATGGCCACTGA
- a CDS encoding CAP domain-containing protein has translation MEVSVRSWSAAGVVLLGTAVVAVPAAHADNKRLNSAVVSAVYTLQHQAGCTNDVIRNNALTLAAEWHAEDMINNRNINDDIGSDGSTPQDRANAAGFRGRAAETVAINPAIAISSLELVNQWYHNPDDMAIIRDCANTAIGVWSDNSMDRTVVVAVYGQPDQPKR, from the coding sequence ATGGAAGTCTCGGTGCGCTCCTGGTCGGCCGCTGGCGTTGTCCTCCTGGGGACGGCCGTCGTGGCGGTGCCCGCCGCGCACGCCGACAACAAGCGGCTCAACAGCGCGGTGGTGTCCGCCGTCTACACCCTGCAGCACCAGGCGGGCTGCACGAACGACGTCATCAGGAACAACGCGCTCACACTCGCCGCCGAGTGGCACGCCGAGGACATGATCAACAACCGAAACATCAACGACGACATCGGGTCCGACGGCTCGACGCCACAAGACCGCGCCAACGCCGCGGGTTTCCGGGGTAGGGCCGCCGAGACGGTGGCCATCAACCCGGCCATCGCCATCAGCAGCCTGGAACTGGTCAACCAGTGGTATCACAACCCTGATGACATGGCGATCATCCGCGATTGCGCGAATACCGCCATCGGGGTGTGGTCGGACAACAGCATGGACCGCACCGTGGTGGTGGCGGTGTACGGGCAGCCGGACCAGCCCAAGCGGTAA
- a CDS encoding MCE family protein → MRRAVTTVLALMCVGVLSACGWRGLNSFSLPGTEGGGPGSYTIQAQMPDVVTIQENTRVRVDDVNVGNVTKIELQDWHALVTMRINGDVHLPANSTAKLGQTSLLGSMHIELAPPNGERPVGQLTAGSVIPLSRAGLYPTTEQTLASVSILLNGGGIGQLQEITQAVAKAFAGRENDMRSLLGQIDEFIAKTNDQTDDIIAAAENLNALAGQVAANDPVVDKALTSVPKALDVLAKERAKIADTIDQVGKFSAIAADTVHQSRESLVNNLRNIAPVLRSLADAGPSLTRGLDGLASYPWPASTVRNWFRGDYANLTLVVDLTLSRIDQGLFTGSRWEGNLTQLELQWGRTIGMQPSPVTGGNPLTYPYHFGGY, encoded by the coding sequence ATGAGGCGCGCGGTAACCACGGTCCTCGCGCTGATGTGCGTCGGGGTGCTGTCGGCGTGCGGCTGGCGCGGCCTGAATTCGTTCAGCCTGCCCGGCACCGAGGGTGGGGGACCCGGGTCGTACACGATCCAGGCGCAAATGCCTGACGTGGTCACCATCCAGGAGAACACCCGGGTCCGGGTGGACGACGTCAACGTCGGCAACGTCACCAAGATCGAGCTGCAGGATTGGCACGCGCTGGTCACCATGCGGATCAACGGCGATGTGCACCTGCCGGCCAATTCGACCGCCAAGCTCGGACAGACCAGCCTGCTCGGCTCGATGCACATCGAACTCGCGCCGCCCAACGGCGAGCGCCCGGTCGGCCAACTCACGGCGGGGTCGGTCATCCCGCTGTCGCGCGCCGGCCTGTATCCCACCACCGAGCAGACGCTGGCCTCGGTGTCGATCCTGCTCAACGGCGGCGGCATCGGGCAGCTGCAGGAGATCACCCAGGCCGTCGCCAAGGCGTTCGCCGGCCGCGAGAACGACATGCGCAGCCTGCTGGGCCAGATCGACGAGTTCATCGCCAAAACCAACGACCAGACCGACGACATCATCGCCGCCGCCGAGAATCTCAATGCGTTGGCCGGGCAGGTCGCGGCCAACGACCCCGTCGTCGACAAAGCGCTGACGTCGGTGCCCAAAGCGCTGGACGTCCTGGCCAAGGAGCGCGCGAAGATCGCCGACACGATCGATCAGGTCGGCAAATTCAGTGCGATCGCCGCCGACACCGTTCACCAGAGCCGCGAATCCCTGGTAAACAACCTGCGCAACATCGCACCGGTGCTGCGGTCGCTCGCCGACGCGGGGCCCTCGCTCACCAGGGGACTCGACGGCCTGGCGAGCTACCCGTGGCCCGCGTCCACGGTGCGCAACTGGTTCCGCGGCGACTACGCCAACCTCACCCTGGTCGTCGACCTGACGTTGAGCCGCATCGACCAGGGTCTGTTCACCGGCTCCCGGTGGGAGGGCAACCTCACCCAACTCGAACTGCAGTGGGGCCGCACCATCGGCATGCAGCCGAGCCCGGTCACCGGGGGCAACCCGCTGACCTATCCGTACCACTTCGGGGGGTACTGA
- a CDS encoding MCE family protein codes for MKLKLTGVKTTDRRSPFVLGVMGTVILACVTVVAFQYNKLPFIKDTDDYAAYFAEAGGIKPGNTVRVSGMGVGRVSDLRLEGTKVRVGFTVRKGVELGDRTEAAIKTETILGAKMLELTPRGSGQLSSTIPVERTTSPYELPDALGDLTTTISGLDTAQLSTALTTLANTLKATPSNLRPALEGVARFSDTLNGRDAQLRSLLGNANKVSTVLGKRSQQIAGLVANSNALLAALLDERDSLDALMNNLTSVSHQISGLVNDNRTQLKPALDKLNGVLGILDNRKEDIQKTLPKFKRYAMSFGECLGSGPFFKAYVANLVPGQIGGPVLDADMYDRFLDPNQKLPSEAVDPPTGTPPVPPENAPVPLWSQPPSPPPSTPPIRTIPPPSPHDFDSP; via the coding sequence ATGAAGCTGAAACTGACCGGGGTGAAAACGACCGACCGCCGAAGCCCTTTCGTGCTGGGTGTGATGGGAACCGTCATTCTGGCCTGCGTGACCGTTGTCGCTTTCCAGTACAACAAGTTGCCGTTCATCAAGGACACCGACGACTATGCGGCCTACTTCGCCGAGGCCGGCGGCATCAAACCCGGTAACACCGTGCGGGTTTCGGGCATGGGGGTGGGCCGGGTATCCGACCTGCGCCTAGAGGGCACCAAGGTCCGGGTGGGCTTCACCGTGCGTAAGGGCGTCGAGCTGGGCGACCGCACTGAGGCGGCGATCAAAACCGAGACGATCCTGGGCGCCAAGATGCTCGAGCTGACTCCGCGGGGGAGCGGGCAACTGTCGAGCACCATCCCGGTGGAACGCACCACCTCGCCGTACGAGCTGCCCGACGCGCTGGGCGACCTGACGACCACGATCAGCGGCCTGGATACCGCCCAACTGTCCACGGCCCTCACGACATTGGCCAACACCCTCAAAGCGACGCCGTCCAACCTCAGGCCCGCCTTGGAAGGGGTGGCCCGGTTCTCCGACACCCTCAACGGCCGCGACGCGCAGCTGCGCAGCCTGCTCGGCAACGCCAACAAGGTCTCGACGGTGCTGGGCAAGCGCAGCCAGCAGATCGCCGGGCTGGTGGCGAACTCCAACGCCCTGCTGGCCGCGCTGCTCGACGAGCGAGACTCGCTGGACGCCCTGATGAACAACCTGACCTCGGTCTCGCATCAGATCTCCGGCCTGGTGAACGATAACCGCACCCAGCTCAAGCCCGCCCTCGACAAGCTCAACGGCGTGCTGGGGATCCTGGACAACCGCAAGGAAGACATTCAGAAGACGCTGCCCAAGTTCAAGCGGTACGCGATGTCCTTCGGCGAATGCCTGGGATCCGGACCGTTTTTCAAGGCCTACGTGGCCAACCTGGTTCCCGGCCAGATCGGCGGCCCGGTGCTCGACGCGGACATGTACGACCGGTTCCTGGACCCCAACCAGAAGCTGCCGTCGGAGGCGGTCGACCCGCCCACCGGCACGCCGCCCGTGCCGCCGGAGAACGCGCCGGTGCCGCTGTGGTCCCAGCCGCCGTCGCCGCCGCCGTCGACGCCGCCCATCCGGACAATTCCGCCGCCCTCGCCACACGATTTCGATTCCCCATGA
- a CDS encoding MCE family protein, which translates to MRRKLSSIILRVGAFTAVCLLFTFALIAVFGQLRFEDRTGYRAIFTNISGLKSGNFVRIAGVEVGKVGELSLHRDGTVTVDFEVDKGVRLSEGTRAVVRYENLIGDRYLALEESPGPPRRLPPGATIPLARTSPALDIDALIGGFRPLFRALDPDQVNALSGQLLRIFQGQGGTLASVLSQTSILTSTLAGRSELIGQLITNLNTVLHTFATRDHEFSDGVDKLAQLVDGLAQRRNDISTGLAYINAAAGSITDLLAQSRQPIKDVVHETDRVSGQVLSDKEYVDKLLTDLPDIYQVLARQGLNGDYFGFYFCEVLLKLNGKGGNPIFVKLLGQPSGRCTPR; encoded by the coding sequence ATGAGAAGGAAGCTATCCAGCATCATCCTGCGCGTCGGCGCCTTCACGGCGGTGTGCTTGCTGTTCACTTTCGCGCTCATCGCGGTGTTCGGACAGTTGCGCTTCGAGGACCGCACGGGTTATCGCGCGATCTTCACCAACATCTCCGGTCTGAAGTCGGGCAACTTCGTGCGCATCGCCGGGGTGGAAGTCGGCAAGGTCGGCGAGCTCAGCCTGCACCGTGACGGCACGGTCACCGTCGATTTCGAGGTGGACAAGGGCGTGCGGCTCAGCGAGGGCACCAGGGCCGTGGTGCGCTACGAAAACCTGATCGGTGACCGCTATCTCGCGCTCGAGGAGAGCCCCGGGCCGCCGCGCCGGCTGCCGCCGGGCGCGACCATTCCGCTGGCGCGGACGTCGCCCGCGCTCGACATCGATGCCCTGATCGGTGGCTTCCGCCCGTTGTTCCGTGCCCTGGACCCCGATCAGGTCAACGCCCTGTCCGGCCAACTGCTGCGGATCTTCCAGGGCCAGGGCGGGACGTTGGCGTCGGTGCTTTCCCAAACGTCGATCCTGACCTCGACCCTGGCCGGGCGCAGCGAGCTGATCGGCCAGCTGATTACCAACCTGAACACCGTGCTGCACACATTCGCCACCCGTGACCACGAGTTCTCCGATGGCGTGGACAAGCTGGCCCAGCTGGTGGACGGACTGGCGCAGCGCAGGAACGACATCTCCACCGGGCTCGCCTACATCAACGCGGCCGCGGGTTCGATCACCGACCTGCTCGCCCAGTCCCGTCAGCCGATCAAAGACGTTGTGCACGAAACGGATCGCGTTTCCGGGCAGGTGCTTTCCGACAAGGAATACGTCGACAAATTACTCACGGACCTTCCGGACATCTATCAAGTGCTCGCCCGTCAGGGCCTGAACGGCGACTACTTCGGCTTCTATTTCTGCGAGGTATTGCTCAAGCTGAACGGTAAGGGGGGCAACCCGATCTTCGTCAAGCTGTTGGGCCAGCCCAGCGGGCGGTGCACGCCGCGATGA
- a CDS encoding ABC transporter permease, whose amino-acid sequence MTDAAREPSWFDTLGLRLTGSTRKLGEQTAFYGQSLTATVDAIRRYPGELLRLIAEMGMGTGALAVIGGTVGIIGFLTLTTGALVAVQGYDTLSNIGVEALTGFLSAFLNVRMIAPCTAGLALAATIGAGATAQLGAMRINEEIDALEVMGIRAVTYLASTRIIAGILVVIPLYAVAVLMSFIAAKFLTIYVYGQSRGVYEHYFATFLRPTDLFWSFLAALTMAAGVMVVHTYYGFTATGGPAGVGEAVGRSVRSSMIVTAFVCLMISLSVYGQSGNFNLSG is encoded by the coding sequence ATGACCGATGCCGCGCGCGAACCGTCGTGGTTCGACACCCTTGGCCTCCGATTGACGGGTTCCACCCGAAAGCTGGGCGAGCAGACCGCCTTCTACGGGCAATCCCTGACCGCCACCGTCGATGCGATACGGCGCTACCCCGGAGAACTACTGCGGTTGATCGCCGAGATGGGAATGGGCACAGGCGCATTGGCCGTCATCGGCGGCACGGTCGGCATCATCGGTTTCCTCACGTTGACCACCGGCGCGCTCGTCGCCGTGCAGGGTTACGACACGCTGTCCAACATCGGCGTCGAAGCGCTGACCGGGTTTCTCTCGGCGTTTTTGAACGTCCGGATGATCGCGCCCTGCACGGCCGGTCTGGCGCTGGCCGCCACGATCGGCGCGGGCGCGACGGCGCAACTGGGTGCGATGCGCATCAACGAGGAGATCGACGCGCTGGAAGTCATGGGTATCCGGGCGGTCACCTACCTGGCGTCCACCCGGATCATCGCCGGCATCCTGGTCGTCATACCGCTGTACGCCGTCGCCGTGCTGATGTCGTTCATCGCGGCGAAGTTCCTCACGATCTACGTGTACGGCCAGTCACGCGGGGTGTACGAGCATTACTTCGCAACCTTTTTGCGACCCACCGACCTGTTCTGGTCGTTCCTGGCGGCGCTGACCATGGCCGCCGGCGTGATGGTGGTGCACACCTATTACGGCTTCACCGCGACAGGTGGCCCGGCGGGCGTGGGGGAAGCGGTTGGCCGGTCGGTGCGGTCGTCGATGATCGTCACGGCGTTCGTGTGCCTGATGATCTCGCTGTCCGTCTACGGCCAGTCCGGCAACTTCAATCTGTCGGGATGA
- a CDS encoding MlaE family ABC transporter permease, translated as MNALGQFFLLSAEALVAAVRGPWAWREVLEQIWFVARVSIFPTIMLSIPYTVLIVFVLNILLVEIGAGDLSGAGAGLASVTQVGPVVTAMVVSGAGSTAMCADLGARTIREEIDAMKVIGVNPIQALVVPRIIAATFVAVLLYSVVAVTGLTGSYIFVVFVQHVTPGAFVAGMTLVTGLPQVVISLIKATLFGLSAGLIACYKGLSVGGGPTGVGNAVNETVVFSFMALFFINILTTALGVKVTAK; from the coding sequence ATGAACGCGCTGGGCCAATTCTTCTTGCTCAGCGCCGAGGCCTTGGTTGCCGCGGTGCGGGGGCCCTGGGCGTGGCGTGAAGTTCTTGAGCAGATTTGGTTCGTCGCCCGGGTTTCCATCTTCCCGACCATCATGTTGTCCATCCCGTACACGGTGCTCATCGTGTTCGTCCTCAACATCCTGCTGGTCGAAATCGGTGCGGGCGATCTTTCCGGCGCCGGTGCCGGACTGGCCTCGGTAACCCAGGTCGGACCTGTTGTCACGGCAATGGTCGTCTCGGGCGCCGGGTCGACGGCGATGTGCGCCGATCTGGGCGCACGCACCATCCGTGAGGAAATCGACGCCATGAAGGTGATCGGCGTCAATCCGATTCAGGCGCTGGTGGTTCCGCGCATTATCGCGGCGACGTTCGTCGCGGTCCTGCTGTACTCGGTGGTGGCGGTGACCGGGCTGACCGGCAGCTACATCTTTGTAGTCTTCGTCCAGCACGTCACGCCCGGTGCATTCGTCGCGGGAATGACGTTGGTGACCGGGCTGCCGCAGGTGGTGATCTCGCTGATCAAGGCGACCCTGTTCGGGCTGTCCGCCGGGCTGATCGCCTGCTACAAGGGCCTGTCGGTGGGCGGTGGCCCGACCGGCGTGGGCAACGCGGTGAACGAGACCGTGGTGTTCTCGTTCATGGCTTTGTTCTTCATCAACATCCTGACCACCGCGCTCGGTGTGAAGGTGACGGCCAAATGA
- the stf0 gene encoding trehalose 2-sulfotransferase — MTKSPSSYLVLASQRSGSTLLVESLRATGVAGEPQEFFQYLPSTSQSPQPREWFAGVEDESILNLLDPLDVGTRDLAPPEIWRAYIRTVGRTPNGVWGGKLMWNQTPLLLDRAKNLPDRSGDGLLAAITDVVGEQPLLIHVYRPDVVSQAVSFWRAVQTRVWRGRPDPARDARATYHAGAIAHVVTMLRAQEEGWRNWFAEEDIKPMDISYPVLWRNLTQVVGSILEALGLDPQLAPDPVLERQADQRSDEWVDRYRADAEKHGLPT, encoded by the coding sequence GTGACCAAAAGCCCGTCGTCATATCTGGTGTTGGCGTCGCAGCGCAGCGGCAGCACGCTGCTGGTCGAGTCGCTGCGCGCCACCGGGGTGGCCGGCGAGCCGCAGGAGTTCTTCCAGTACCTCCCGTCCACCAGCCAGTCCCCCCAGCCGCGGGAGTGGTTCGCCGGCGTCGAGGACGAGTCGATCCTGAACCTGCTCGACCCGCTGGATGTCGGGACGCGGGACCTGGCGCCGCCCGAGATCTGGCGCGCCTACATCCGTACGGTCGGGCGGACACCGAACGGGGTGTGGGGCGGCAAGCTGATGTGGAATCAGACGCCGCTGCTGCTGGACCGCGCGAAGAACCTGCCGGATCGCAGCGGTGACGGCCTGCTGGCGGCGATCACCGACGTGGTGGGCGAGCAGCCGCTGCTGATCCACGTCTACCGGCCCGATGTGGTCTCGCAGGCGGTGTCGTTCTGGCGGGCGGTGCAGACGCGGGTCTGGCGGGGCAGGCCCGATCCGGCGCGCGACGCCCGCGCCACCTATCACGCGGGAGCGATCGCCCACGTCGTCACCATGCTGCGCGCGCAGGAAGAGGGCTGGCGGAACTGGTTCGCCGAAGAGGACATCAAGCCCATGGACATCTCGTATCCGGTGTTGTGGCGCAACCTGACTCAGGTGGTGGGCTCCATCCTGGAGGCGTTGGGGCTGGACCCGCAACTGGCGCCCGACCCGGTACTCGAGCGCCAGGCCGACCAGCGCTCCGACGAATGGGTGGACCGCTACCGTGCCGACGCCGAGAAGCACGGCCTGCCAACCTGA
- a CDS encoding YeiH family protein, whose translation MVTGVSTVQVEPGEASEEATFTSTRPLEYVPGILLLIGVGVLGKYAQIWWNALAKHEHWTVPDIEYVLWAIVIGLLITNTVGLHPIFRPGVLTYEFWLKVGIVALGSRFVLGDIAKLGGISLVQILVDMTIAGTIIIVVARAFGLSGKLGSLLAIGTSICGVSAIVAAKGAIRARNSDVSYAIAAILALGAVSLFVLPPLGHAIGLSDHEFGLWAGLSVDNTAETTATGYLYSDHAGKIAVLVKSTRNALIGFVVLGFALFWAGRGEADEIARGAKAKAAFLWHKFPKFVLGFLVVSAIATAGWLTKGQTANLANVSKWAFLLTFAGVGLNTDIRAIARTGWRPLVVAVIGLTVVATVSLGIVLLTSRVFGWGATG comes from the coding sequence CTGGTGACCGGCGTGAGCACCGTCCAGGTGGAGCCCGGCGAAGCGTCGGAGGAAGCCACCTTCACCAGCACCCGCCCGCTCGAGTATGTGCCCGGCATCCTGCTGCTGATCGGCGTCGGGGTGTTGGGCAAGTACGCCCAGATTTGGTGGAACGCGCTGGCCAAGCACGAGCACTGGACCGTGCCCGACATCGAATACGTGTTGTGGGCGATCGTGATCGGGTTGCTCATCACCAACACCGTCGGCCTGCACCCGATATTCCGGCCCGGCGTGCTGACCTACGAATTCTGGCTGAAGGTCGGGATCGTAGCGCTCGGTTCGCGGTTCGTGCTGGGCGACATCGCCAAACTCGGCGGGATCAGCCTGGTGCAGATCCTGGTGGACATGACCATCGCGGGAACGATCATCATCGTCGTGGCCCGCGCGTTCGGGTTGTCTGGCAAGCTCGGCTCGCTGCTGGCGATAGGTACCTCCATCTGTGGGGTGTCGGCCATCGTGGCGGCCAAGGGAGCGATCCGGGCCCGCAACTCCGATGTCAGCTACGCGATCGCGGCGATCTTGGCACTCGGCGCGGTGTCACTGTTCGTGCTGCCGCCGCTGGGGCACGCGATCGGTCTCAGTGACCACGAATTCGGTTTGTGGGCGGGGCTTTCCGTGGACAACACGGCCGAAACGACCGCCACCGGGTATCTGTATTCAGATCATGCCGGCAAGATCGCGGTGCTGGTGAAGTCGACCCGCAACGCGCTGATCGGGTTCGTCGTGCTGGGCTTCGCGCTGTTTTGGGCGGGCCGGGGAGAAGCCGACGAGATCGCGCGCGGCGCCAAGGCCAAGGCCGCGTTCCTCTGGCACAAGTTCCCGAAGTTCGTGCTCGGCTTCCTGGTGGTCTCGGCGATCGCCACCGCGGGCTGGCTGACCAAAGGCCAGACCGCCAACCTCGCCAACGTCTCCAAATGGGCGTTCCTGCTGACCTTTGCCGGTGTCGGACTCAACACCGACATCCGTGCGATCGCGCGCACCGGGTGGCGGCCGCTGGTGGTCGCGGTCATCGGGCTCACCGTCGTCGCCACCGTTTCGTTAGGCATCGTGCTGCTGACGTCACGCGTATTCGGTTGGGGCGCAACAGGCTAA